Proteins from a single region of Desulfobacter postgatei 2ac9:
- the pnp gene encoding polyribonucleotide nucleotidyltransferase translates to MEKVVSADIGGKELIISTGKIAKQASGAVTVQYGETVVLVTAVAAKDPKEDISFLPLSVEYQEKIYAAGRIPGNYFRREIGRPSEQETLNARLIDRPIRPLFEDGYNFETQVIATVMSTDKLCEPGILAMIGASAALEISDIPFNGPIAGVKVGRVNGQFIANPTPAQMEQSDIDLTVAGSKTGVVMVEAGADIVSEADMLDAIFFGHQAMQPAIALQEELKSTVGKEKRIFTPPEKDEALAAKVQAWAWDKVHEKVQIKTKIERQNAISALKDEAVARFESEYPEKVKEIKEVFSKTVKKVSRDIVLKEGRRIDGRAFDEVRQITCEVGCLPRPHGSALFTRGETQVLGVLTLGSGLDEQRIETLDSNNETRAFMLHYNFPPYSVGEVKRPGGPSRRDIGHGNLAHRALNPVVPPHDEFEYTIRLVGEVMESNGSSSMGTVCSGCLALMDGGVPIKAPVSGIAMGLVSDENNTVVLSDILGDEDHFGDMDFKVAGTKDGITALQMDIKIKELSRQIMETALNQANGGRLHILQKMLDTLNEARAEISPRAPKIVSIQINKDKIRDIIGPGGKVIRALQAETNTTIEVNDDGIVKIAAENEEDSAKAMAMVKDIAMDPEIGAIYEGAVVKITDFGAFVNIKSGTDGLVHISELADYRVKTVTDVVKEGQVIKVKVLDITRDGKIKLSYKAAQKDAEEAGE, encoded by the coding sequence ATGGAAAAAGTTGTTTCAGCCGATATCGGCGGCAAAGAATTAATTATCAGTACAGGAAAAATTGCCAAGCAGGCCTCCGGGGCTGTGACGGTTCAATATGGGGAAACAGTGGTGCTTGTAACGGCGGTGGCTGCCAAAGACCCCAAGGAAGACATAAGCTTTCTGCCTCTGTCCGTTGAATACCAGGAAAAAATTTATGCGGCGGGCAGAATTCCGGGGAACTATTTCAGACGGGAAATCGGCAGGCCTTCGGAACAAGAAACGTTAAATGCCCGTCTAATTGACCGGCCCATCCGGCCTTTGTTCGAAGATGGCTATAATTTTGAAACCCAGGTGATCGCAACCGTGATGTCCACGGATAAATTGTGCGAACCGGGCATTCTTGCCATGATCGGGGCTTCTGCAGCCCTTGAAATTTCGGACATCCCCTTTAACGGCCCCATTGCCGGTGTCAAGGTGGGACGGGTGAACGGACAGTTTATTGCCAACCCCACGCCGGCACAGATGGAACAAAGTGACATAGATCTGACCGTGGCCGGTTCCAAAACCGGTGTGGTCATGGTGGAAGCCGGTGCTGACATCGTATCTGAAGCGGACATGCTGGATGCCATTTTCTTTGGTCATCAAGCCATGCAGCCTGCCATAGCTCTGCAGGAAGAGTTGAAAAGTACCGTGGGTAAGGAAAAACGCATATTTACACCGCCGGAAAAGGATGAGGCGCTTGCCGCCAAGGTTCAGGCGTGGGCCTGGGATAAGGTTCATGAAAAGGTTCAGATTAAAACCAAAATTGAGCGTCAGAACGCCATCAGCGCACTTAAGGATGAGGCGGTTGCCCGATTTGAATCTGAGTATCCGGAAAAAGTCAAAGAGATCAAGGAGGTTTTCAGCAAAACCGTGAAAAAAGTCTCCAGGGATATTGTTCTCAAAGAAGGCAGACGCATTGACGGCCGTGCCTTTGATGAGGTTCGTCAGATCACCTGTGAAGTGGGTTGTTTGCCCCGCCCCCATGGTTCGGCCTTGTTTACCCGTGGTGAAACACAGGTTTTGGGCGTCCTTACCCTGGGTTCCGGGCTGGACGAACAGCGTATCGAGACCCTGGACTCCAATAATGAAACCCGGGCATTTATGCTCCATTATAACTTCCCTCCCTATTCCGTTGGCGAGGTGAAGCGTCCGGGTGGGCCGTCCCGCCGGGATATCGGCCATGGGAATTTGGCCCACAGGGCTCTGAACCCGGTCGTTCCACCCCATGATGAATTTGAATATACTATCCGTCTGGTGGGAGAAGTCATGGAATCCAACGGGTCTTCTTCCATGGGAACGGTATGTTCCGGGTGCCTGGCCCTGATGGATGGCGGTGTGCCCATTAAAGCCCCGGTATCCGGCATCGCCATGGGGCTGGTCTCTGATGAAAACAACACGGTTGTCCTTTCCGATATCCTTGGGGACGAAGACCATTTCGGCGATATGGACTTCAAGGTTGCCGGTACTAAGGACGGCATTACCGCGTTGCAGATGGATATTAAAATCAAAGAACTGTCCAGACAGATTATGGAAACTGCTTTGAACCAGGCCAATGGGGGTCGCCTGCACATTCTGCAGAAAATGCTCGATACCCTGAATGAGGCAAGGGCGGAGATATCTCCCCGTGCGCCCAAGATCGTATCCATACAGATCAACAAGGACAAAATCCGGGATATCATCGGTCCGGGCGGCAAAGTGATCCGGGCGCTGCAGGCCGAGACCAACACCACCATTGAGGTGAATGATGACGGCATTGTGAAGATTGCCGCGGAAAACGAAGAAGATTCCGCCAAGGCCATGGCCATGGTTAAAGACATTGCCATGGATCCGGAGATCGGTGCCATCTATGAAGGAGCCGTGGTAAAAATTACCGACTTTGGTGCCTTTGTAAACATCAAGTCGGGCACGGACGGTCTGGTTCACATTTCGGAACTGGCAGACTACCGGGTTAAGACGGTCACCGATGTGGTCAAGGAAGGCCAAGTGATCAAGGTCAAGGTGCTGGATATCACCCGGGATGGAAAAATAAAGCTTTCCTATAAAGCAGCCCAAAAAGATGCAGAAGAAGCAGGAGAATAG
- a CDS encoding MBL fold metallo-hydrolase — translation MQKKQENSSFCLCPLASGSKGNAIFVSTPDTAVLVDAGLSGIETQRRMTAVGRSAQDLKAIIITHEHTDHIKGAGVLSRRFDIPVYVTKETFNACQGLGKIERLNFFECGAAFEIGSLAVTPFSISHDACDPAGLTLKHQGKKIGIATDLGVVTNLVRTHLSCVNALYIEANHDPEMLMTGPYPWHLKQRIQSRTGHLSNQDARNLVTDVFHKDLDHVILAHLSEENNSPEKAATEISKNLDPLSTALHVAGPDQPGEMIWL, via the coding sequence ATGCAGAAGAAGCAGGAGAATAGCTCATTCTGCCTGTGTCCCCTTGCCAGCGGCAGCAAGGGGAATGCTATCTTTGTATCCACACCGGATACTGCCGTACTTGTTGATGCAGGGCTTTCAGGCATAGAGACCCAGCGCCGGATGACTGCTGTGGGAAGATCTGCACAAGACCTGAAAGCCATCATCATCACCCACGAACACACCGATCACATTAAAGGGGCAGGGGTATTGAGCCGCAGGTTTGATATTCCTGTTTATGTGACGAAAGAAACCTTTAATGCCTGCCAGGGCTTAGGCAAAATTGAGCGCCTTAATTTTTTTGAATGCGGGGCTGCCTTTGAAATCGGCTCCCTGGCTGTCACCCCCTTCTCCATCAGCCACGATGCCTGCGATCCTGCAGGTCTTACCTTGAAACACCAGGGAAAAAAGATCGGCATTGCCACGGACCTTGGCGTGGTCACAAATCTTGTCCGAACCCATCTAAGTTGTGTCAATGCGCTCTATATTGAGGCCAACCATGATCCTGAGATGCTCATGACCGGCCCTTATCCCTGGCATCTGAAGCAGCGGATTCAGTCGCGAACCGGTCATCTTTCCAACCAGGATGCAAGGAATCTGGTGACAGATGTTTTTCATAAGGATCTTGACCATGTGATTCTTGCCCATTTAAGCGAGGAAAACAATTCTCCTGAAAAAGCAGCCACAGAGATCTCTAAAAATCTTGATCCTTTGTCCACGGCACTGCATGTTGCCGGACCGGATCAACCCGGTGAAATGATCTGGCTGTAG